Proteins from one Amycolatopsis benzoatilytica AK 16/65 genomic window:
- the bioD gene encoding dethiobiotin synthase, which translates to MTTLVMTGTGTDVGKTVATAAIAALALAQGRRVAVLKPAQTGVLPGEAGDLDEVVRLAGKDLTIRELRRYPDPLSPEAASRRSGLPALGPGEIAGAVGELDARHDLTLVEGAGGLLVRFDAQGSSLADVAWSLGAPVVIVAQAGLGTLNATALTAEVATRRGLNVVGVVIGSWPAEPDLAARENLRDLPVAAGAPLLGVLPAGMGAVDRETFAEQAKAGLSPWFGGEFDPEVFTAEASASQ; encoded by the coding sequence GTGACCACGCTCGTGATGACGGGGACCGGGACAGACGTCGGCAAGACGGTCGCCACCGCGGCGATCGCGGCGCTGGCGCTCGCACAAGGGCGGCGCGTCGCCGTGCTGAAACCGGCACAGACCGGGGTGCTGCCGGGCGAAGCGGGTGATCTGGACGAGGTGGTGCGGCTCGCGGGCAAGGATCTGACGATCCGCGAGCTGCGCCGCTACCCGGATCCGCTGTCGCCCGAGGCCGCCAGCCGGCGCAGCGGCCTGCCCGCGCTCGGCCCTGGCGAGATCGCCGGCGCGGTGGGCGAGCTGGACGCCCGCCACGATCTGACTCTGGTGGAGGGCGCGGGCGGGCTGCTGGTCAGATTCGACGCGCAGGGCAGCAGCCTCGCCGACGTCGCCTGGTCGCTGGGCGCGCCGGTGGTGATCGTCGCGCAAGCCGGGCTGGGCACCCTCAACGCGACCGCGCTGACCGCTGAGGTGGCGACCCGGCGGGGACTGAACGTGGTCGGGGTGGTGATCGGGTCCTGGCCGGCGGAACCGGACCTGGCGGCGCGGGAGAACCTGCGCGACCTGCCGGTGGCGGCCGGCGCGCCGTTGCTGGGCGTGCTGCCGGCCGGGATGGGCGCGGTGGACCGGGAGACGTTCGCGGAGCAGGCGAAGGCGGGGCTGTCTCCGTGGTTCGGCGGGGAATTCGATCCGGAGGTTTTCACCGCGGAGGCTTCGGCTTCGCAGTGA
- a CDS encoding SulP family inorganic anion transporter, with protein MRRLAVLRHDVPASLVVFLVAVPLSLGIALASGAPIVAGLIAAVIGGVVAGALGGSPLQVSGPAAGLTVLMAETIATFGWAVTCLITVLAGALQILLGLSRVARAALAISPAIVHGMLAGIGITIVLGQLHVMLGGKAQSSALANITGLPAQIAAHHDAAAMIGLLSLAILVGWPKLPSSIRKVPGPLVAIAVATLVSVAAGLTLPRVELSGDLLQIRFAPQPPGGGWGQVAVAAITIALIASVESLLSAVAVDKLQDGPRANLNRELIGQGTANMVSGALGGLPVTGVIVRSSTNVAAGARTRMSAILHGVWVLVFTVALAGVLQSIPLAALAGLLVHVGVKLVNPGHLRQVLRHGDLPLYLVTVAGVVVFDLLTGVLAGIVLAMLLMLRRTVWSGVHAEEHGGEWRVIVEGVLTFLSVPRLTKVLGTVPAGSKVTLELVADYLDHAAFESLSAWQQAHERAGGTVVVDEIGHPWFAKGKEGRPTVRRTAAARAMPRWLAPWSAWQAADLRLPGQRTHRGATEFQRRAAPLLKDTLSGLANAQQPHTLFITCGDSRVVPNLITTSGPGDLFTVRNIGNLVPPGQADPSTNAAVEFAVGVLGVREIVVCGHSSCGAMGALASGPPADTALAAWLVHAEPSRRRQGAVLLDGGLPEREADRLALHNVLQQLTHLRQYPLVAEAEARGELLLTGLYFDVGAARVYLSDPVTGEFVAAATAAVGG; from the coding sequence ATGAGACGACTTGCCGTGCTGCGCCACGACGTGCCCGCCTCGCTCGTGGTTTTCCTTGTCGCTGTACCTCTTTCGCTCGGGATCGCGCTCGCCTCCGGGGCGCCGATCGTCGCCGGGCTGATCGCCGCCGTGATCGGCGGCGTGGTCGCCGGTGCGCTCGGCGGGTCTCCGCTGCAGGTCAGCGGGCCGGCCGCGGGGCTCACCGTGCTGATGGCCGAGACCATCGCGACCTTCGGATGGGCGGTCACCTGCCTGATCACTGTTCTCGCCGGCGCGCTGCAGATCCTGCTGGGGCTGAGCCGGGTCGCGCGGGCCGCGCTGGCCATTTCGCCCGCGATCGTGCACGGCATGCTCGCCGGGATCGGCATCACGATCGTGCTCGGCCAGCTGCACGTGATGCTCGGCGGGAAGGCGCAGAGTTCCGCGCTGGCGAACATCACCGGACTGCCCGCCCAGATCGCCGCACACCACGACGCCGCCGCCATGATCGGCCTGCTGTCCCTGGCGATCCTGGTGGGATGGCCGAAACTGCCGAGCTCGATACGGAAGGTCCCGGGGCCGCTGGTGGCGATCGCGGTCGCCACGCTGGTGTCGGTGGCGGCCGGGCTGACGCTGCCGCGCGTCGAGCTTTCCGGCGACCTGCTGCAGATCCGGTTCGCCCCGCAGCCGCCCGGCGGCGGCTGGGGTCAGGTCGCCGTCGCGGCGATCACCATCGCGTTGATCGCCAGTGTGGAGAGCCTGCTCTCCGCGGTCGCGGTGGACAAGCTGCAGGACGGTCCGCGCGCCAACCTCAATCGCGAGCTGATCGGCCAGGGCACGGCGAACATGGTGTCCGGCGCGCTCGGCGGACTGCCGGTCACCGGTGTGATCGTGCGAAGCTCCACCAACGTCGCGGCTGGGGCGCGCACCCGGATGTCGGCGATCCTGCACGGCGTGTGGGTACTCGTGTTCACGGTCGCACTGGCCGGCGTGCTGCAGTCGATTCCGCTGGCCGCGCTGGCCGGGCTGCTGGTGCACGTCGGCGTGAAGCTGGTCAACCCCGGCCACCTGCGGCAGGTGCTGCGCCACGGCGACCTGCCGCTGTATCTGGTCACCGTCGCCGGGGTGGTCGTGTTCGACCTGCTGACCGGCGTGCTCGCGGGGATCGTGCTGGCGATGTTGCTGATGCTGCGCCGCACCGTCTGGTCCGGCGTGCACGCCGAGGAACACGGCGGCGAATGGCGCGTGATCGTCGAAGGCGTGCTGACATTCCTGTCCGTGCCGCGGCTGACGAAGGTGCTGGGCACCGTCCCGGCCGGGTCGAAAGTGACGCTGGAGCTGGTCGCGGACTATCTCGACCACGCCGCCTTCGAGAGCCTTTCGGCGTGGCAGCAGGCGCACGAACGAGCTGGCGGCACGGTGGTCGTCGACGAGATCGGGCACCCGTGGTTCGCGAAGGGCAAGGAGGGCCGTCCGACGGTCCGCCGCACCGCGGCCGCCCGCGCCATGCCGCGGTGGCTGGCCCCATGGTCGGCCTGGCAGGCCGCGGACCTGCGGCTGCCCGGACAGCGCACGCACCGCGGCGCGACCGAGTTCCAGCGCCGGGCCGCGCCGTTGCTCAAGGACACGCTCAGCGGCCTCGCGAACGCTCAGCAGCCGCACACGCTGTTCATCACCTGCGGCGATTCCCGGGTCGTGCCGAACCTGATCACCACCTCCGGCCCGGGCGACCTGTTCACCGTCCGGAACATCGGCAACCTGGTGCCGCCCGGGCAGGCGGACCCGTCGACGAACGCGGCGGTCGAGTTCGCGGTCGGGGTGCTGGGAGTGCGGGAGATCGTGGTCTGCGGGCATTCCTCGTGCGGCGCGATGGGCGCGCTGGCGAGCGGTCCGCCCGCGGACACCGCGCTGGCCGCCTGGCTGGTGCACGCGGAGCCGAGCCGTCGCCGCCAAGGCGCGGTGCTGCTCGACGGCGGCCTGCCGGAACGCGAGGCGGACCGGCTGGCATTGCACAACGTGTTGCAGCAGCTGACGCATCTGCGGCAGTACCCGTTGGTGGCGGAGGCGGAAGCGCGCGGGGAGCTGCTGCTGACCGGGCTGTACTTCGACGTCGGCGCCGCGCGGGTGTACTTGTCCGACCCGGTGACCGGCGAATTCGTGGCCGCCGCGACCGCCGCGGTCGGCGGCTGA
- a CDS encoding uridine kinase — MRYRPISPDALAAELTERIALLTHRRRIAVAVDGAVGTAALAEALVDPLKLLGRAALRVPADGFLRPASLRFEHGKRNPDARYTDWLDLGGLRREVLDPLSDEGTGEVLPALWDTERDRATRLPRVPVPAGGVVLVDGEFLLGAGLAFDFVVHLWLSPGALRRRVAEEWALPAYERYESEVDPSALADVVVRMDDPRHPAIYEP; from the coding sequence GTGCGCTATCGCCCCATCTCTCCCGACGCTCTCGCCGCCGAACTGACCGAGCGCATCGCCCTGCTCACGCACCGCCGACGAATCGCCGTCGCGGTCGACGGAGCGGTCGGCACCGCGGCGCTGGCCGAGGCATTGGTCGATCCGCTGAAACTGCTGGGCAGAGCCGCTTTGCGAGTGCCGGCCGACGGTTTTCTGCGACCTGCGTCACTGCGCTTCGAGCACGGCAAGAGAAATCCGGACGCGCGCTATACGGATTGGCTGGATTTGGGCGGTCTGCGCCGCGAAGTCCTGGATCCGCTGTCGGACGAAGGAACCGGCGAGGTGCTGCCCGCGCTGTGGGACACCGAACGCGACCGCGCGACGAGGCTCCCGCGAGTGCCGGTCCCGGCTGGCGGAGTCGTGCTGGTGGACGGCGAATTCCTGCTCGGGGCAGGGCTGGCGTTCGACTTCGTGGTGCACCTGTGGCTTTCGCCGGGCGCGTTGCGTCGACGCGTGGCTGAGGAGTGGGCGCTGCCCGCGTACGAACGGTACGAGAGCGAGGTCGATCCGAGCGCGCTCGCGGACGTGGTGGTCCGGATGGACGATCCGCG
- a CDS encoding SRPBCC domain-containing protein, translated as MANEAGKTARSGWETAVSRTMPYPGSRVWDFLVGDGLEIWLGPGAELPRERGAGYETAHGTAGEIRSFDAAHVSLTWQPKDWDHDSVVQVEVADLGKRSTLRIRQDQLADVAEKAEQRAYWEHVVERVEAALAER; from the coding sequence ATGGCCAACGAGGCGGGCAAGACCGCGCGAAGTGGTTGGGAGACAGCCGTTTCCCGGACGATGCCGTACCCGGGCAGCAGGGTGTGGGACTTCCTGGTGGGGGACGGGCTGGAGATCTGGCTGGGGCCGGGGGCGGAGCTGCCGCGCGAGCGCGGGGCCGGGTACGAGACGGCGCACGGCACGGCCGGGGAAATCCGCAGCTTCGATGCGGCGCACGTGAGTCTCACGTGGCAGCCGAAGGATTGGGACCACGATTCCGTTGTACAGGTGGAAGTCGCGGATCTGGGCAAGCGCAGCACGCTGAGGATTCGCCAGGATCAGCTTGCGGACGTGGCGGAAAAGGCCGAGCAGCGGGCATATTGGGAGCACGTGGTCGAGCGCGTCGAGGCGGCATTGGCCGAGCGCTGA
- a CDS encoding DUF2567 domain-containing protein has protein sequence MVESAGKAAHRSSAVAEEWSVPVLFPPQRPRVVVKADLLPAVSVLSTAALLGIPMGWLWSLLAPAERVRVITSNGQLAPLELESWHRFDDLAIFGFLAMATGLLIGVVVWFLRERRGPVVLVAAVGGALLAAWLGTQMGPAFANSKYSIDAPPALGAVISQAPRLESGWVILAAPLVTCLVYALMAAWNGREDLGRRLG, from the coding sequence GTGGTCGAATCCGCGGGCAAAGCGGCACACCGGTCGTCAGCGGTCGCCGAAGAGTGGTCGGTGCCGGTGTTGTTTCCGCCGCAGCGTCCGCGGGTGGTGGTGAAGGCGGATCTGCTGCCGGCGGTGAGCGTGTTGTCGACGGCCGCGCTGCTGGGGATTCCGATGGGCTGGCTCTGGTCGTTGCTGGCGCCCGCGGAACGGGTTCGCGTGATCACCTCGAACGGTCAGCTGGCTCCCCTGGAACTGGAAAGCTGGCACCGCTTCGACGATCTCGCCATCTTCGGCTTCCTGGCGATGGCGACCGGCCTCCTGATCGGCGTGGTGGTCTGGTTCCTGCGCGAACGCCGCGGACCGGTGGTCCTGGTCGCGGCAGTCGGCGGTGCGCTGCTGGCCGCCTGGCTGGGCACCCAGATGGGGCCGGCGTTCGCGAACTCGAAGTACTCCATCGACGCCCCGCCTGCCCTGGGCGCCGTCATCTCCCAGGCTCCCCGCCTCGAAAGCGGCTGGGTGATCCTGGCCGCCCCGCTGGTGACCTGCCTGGTCTATGCCCTGATGGCAGCGTGGAACGGTCGCGAAGACCTCGGCCGTCGCCTGGGCTGA
- a CDS encoding NUDIX hydrolase — protein sequence MQVRSDTLRVLLWRRALDPHLGRWSLPGGRLRPDEDVETSIRRQLAEKVDVRQLKHVEQLSVFSAPDRVPGPRVVATAFLGLVPSDVDPAVPEDTEWHDVDALPRTAFDHEAIVLRARDRLRSKLSYTNLGFALAPEEFTISALRGLYSAALGYKVSATNLQRVLQRRGLLLPTGHTAAPGRAGGRPAALFSFAGKGMQITDPFAVLKPPPRK from the coding sequence CTGCAAGTGCGCTCGGACACACTGCGCGTGCTGCTGTGGCGCCGCGCGCTCGATCCGCACCTGGGCCGCTGGTCGCTGCCGGGCGGGCGGCTGCGCCCGGACGAGGACGTCGAAACGTCCATCCGGCGCCAGCTCGCGGAGAAGGTGGACGTTCGCCAGCTCAAACACGTCGAGCAGCTGTCGGTGTTCAGCGCGCCGGACCGGGTGCCCGGCCCGCGCGTGGTCGCGACGGCGTTTCTGGGCCTGGTCCCCTCCGACGTCGACCCGGCGGTGCCCGAGGACACCGAATGGCACGACGTGGACGCCCTGCCGCGTACCGCGTTCGACCACGAGGCGATCGTCCTGCGCGCCCGCGACCGGCTGCGGTCCAAGCTGAGCTACACGAACCTGGGCTTCGCACTGGCCCCGGAGGAGTTCACGATCTCCGCGCTGCGCGGCCTGTACTCGGCGGCGCTGGGCTACAAGGTGTCCGCGACCAACCTGCAACGCGTCCTGCAACGGCGCGGTCTGCTGCTCCCCACCGGCCACACCGCGGCGCCCGGCCGGGCCGGCGGACGCCCTGCCGCACTGTTCTCGTTCGCCGGGAAAGGCATGCAAATCACCGACCCGTTCGCGGTTCTGAAGCCGCCACCGCGGAAGTGA
- the nadA gene encoding quinolinate synthase NadA: MTTTLDQDLTPYGGVEADADWAARVRELARKRDAVLLAHNYQVPEIQDIADFTGDSLALSRIAASSDASTIVFCGVHFMAETAKILAPQKTVLIPDARAGCSLADSITGAQLREWKAEHPGAVVVSYVNTTAEVKAETDICCTSSNAVDVVASIPADQEVLFLPDQFLGAHVKRITGRRNMHVWAGECHVHAGINGAELAERAEENPDADLFIHPECGCATSALYLAGEGAVAPERVKILSTGDMVHAARDTKATSVLVATEIGMIHQLRKAAPEIDFRAVNDRASCRYMKMITPAALLRCLEEGADEVHVDPETAARASASVQRMIEIGQPGGGE; this comes from the coding sequence ATGACCACCACGCTTGACCAGGACTTGACCCCCTACGGCGGGGTCGAGGCGGACGCGGACTGGGCGGCTCGGGTGCGGGAGCTCGCCCGCAAGCGCGACGCGGTGCTGCTCGCGCACAACTACCAGGTTCCGGAAATCCAGGACATCGCCGACTTCACCGGCGACTCGCTGGCGCTCAGCCGCATCGCGGCCAGCAGCGACGCGTCCACCATCGTCTTCTGCGGCGTGCACTTCATGGCCGAGACGGCGAAGATCCTCGCGCCGCAGAAGACGGTGCTGATCCCGGACGCGCGGGCCGGCTGCTCGCTCGCCGACTCCATCACCGGCGCGCAGCTGCGCGAGTGGAAGGCCGAGCACCCGGGCGCGGTGGTCGTCTCCTACGTGAACACGACGGCCGAGGTCAAGGCCGAGACCGACATCTGCTGCACGTCGTCGAACGCGGTCGACGTGGTCGCCTCGATCCCCGCTGACCAGGAAGTTCTCTTCCTGCCCGACCAGTTCCTCGGCGCCCACGTCAAGCGGATCACCGGGCGGCGGAACATGCACGTCTGGGCCGGGGAATGCCACGTGCACGCCGGCATCAACGGGGCCGAGCTGGCCGAGCGGGCCGAGGAGAACCCGGACGCGGACCTGTTCATCCACCCCGAATGCGGTTGCGCGACGTCGGCGCTCTACCTGGCCGGCGAGGGCGCGGTCGCGCCGGAGCGGGTCAAGATCCTCTCCACCGGCGACATGGTGCACGCGGCGCGCGACACCAAGGCGACTTCGGTGCTGGTGGCCACTGAGATCGGCATGATCCACCAGCTGCGCAAGGCCGCGCCGGAGATCGACTTCCGCGCGGTGAACGACCGGGCCTCGTGCCGGTACATGAAGATGATCACCCCGGCCGCGCTGCTGCGGTGCCTCGAGGAGGGCGCGGACGAGGTGCACGTGGACCCGGAAACGGCGGCGAGGGCGAGCGCTTCGGTGCAGCGGATGATCGAAATCGGCCAGCCTGGCGGTGGGGAATGA
- a CDS encoding cytochrome P450 gives MSVEESAAELPVADNELYQNTHEWLARQREAGPVCPVATRHGMPSYLVSGYDEARALLNDPRISKDNKGAYDLVAAKLGQDSVIPEFGRLFSQHMLNSDPPDHTRLRKLVNKAFTSRAIARLRPRIEEITESLLDEVARHDQVDLMPVFAEPLPITVICELLGVAPEDRGEFSGWSHTLLSASPDEASRSAAENMQAYLQRLVAGKRAEPGEDLLSAIVHATDEGDSLTETELVSMAFLLLVAGHETTVNLIGNATFALLRAPEQAEKLRADPSLLPGAVEEFLRFDGPINFATLRYTVEEVEAGGVTIPPGEFVHVSLVSANRDENKFPDPATLDVTRPPGGHLAFGHGIHYCVGAPLARMEAEVAIGALLKRFPKLSLAVPEEELAYRPSSLVHGLLSLPVRPNGG, from the coding sequence GTGAGCGTCGAAGAAAGCGCGGCGGAATTGCCGGTCGCGGACAACGAGCTGTACCAGAACACGCACGAGTGGCTGGCCAGGCAGCGCGAGGCCGGCCCGGTCTGTCCGGTCGCCACCCGGCACGGCATGCCGTCCTACCTGGTCAGCGGATACGACGAAGCACGGGCGCTGCTGAACGACCCGCGGATCAGCAAGGACAACAAAGGCGCCTACGACCTGGTCGCGGCCAAACTCGGCCAGGACTCGGTGATTCCGGAGTTCGGCAGGCTGTTCAGCCAGCACATGCTCAACAGCGACCCGCCGGATCACACCCGGCTGCGCAAGCTGGTCAACAAGGCGTTCACCAGCCGCGCGATCGCCCGGCTGAGGCCGCGGATCGAGGAGATCACCGAGTCGCTGCTGGACGAGGTGGCGCGGCACGACCAGGTCGACCTGATGCCGGTTTTCGCCGAGCCGTTGCCGATCACGGTGATCTGCGAGCTGCTCGGGGTGGCCCCGGAGGACCGCGGCGAGTTCTCCGGCTGGTCGCACACGCTTCTGTCGGCGAGCCCGGACGAGGCGAGCCGCTCGGCGGCCGAGAACATGCAGGCGTACCTGCAGCGGCTGGTCGCGGGCAAGCGCGCCGAACCGGGCGAGGACCTGCTGTCGGCCATCGTGCACGCTACCGACGAGGGCGATTCGCTCACCGAGACCGAGCTGGTGTCGATGGCGTTCCTGCTGCTCGTCGCCGGGCACGAAACGACTGTCAACCTCATCGGCAACGCCACCTTCGCGTTGCTGCGCGCGCCGGAGCAGGCGGAGAAGCTGCGTGCCGATCCGAGCCTGCTCCCCGGCGCGGTCGAGGAGTTCCTCCGGTTCGACGGGCCGATCAACTTCGCGACGCTGCGCTACACGGTCGAGGAGGTCGAGGCGGGCGGTGTCACCATCCCGCCGGGCGAGTTCGTGCACGTCTCGCTGGTCTCCGCGAACCGCGACGAGAACAAGTTCCCTGACCCGGCGACGCTGGACGTCACCCGGCCGCCGGGCGGGCACCTCGCGTTCGGGCACGGCATCCACTACTGCGTCGGCGCGCCGCTGGCCCGGATGGAGGCGGAGGTCGCCATCGGGGCGCTGCTGAAGCGGTTCCCGAAGCTCAGCCTGGCGGTCCCGGAGGAGGAGCTGGCCTACCGGCCGAGTTCGCTGGTACACGGTCTGCTGTCGCTGCCGGTGCGGCCGAACGGCGGGTAA
- a CDS encoding adenosylmethionine--8-amino-7-oxononanoate transaminase yields MDSRAAELLALDAAHVWHPYAPMPGRVPSLLVEEASGVRLRLADGRELVDGMSSWWAAVHGYRNPALDAALAAQAGRMSHVMFGGLTHEPAIRLCETLVEMTPDGLEHVFLSDSGSVSVEVAVKMCLQYQRSRGLTGKRRLLTWRGGYHGDTFTPMSVCDPDGGMHSLWRGILPEQVFVPAPPSGFDRPVDESYVDELGKALARHADELAAVIVEPVVQGAGGMRFHHPGYLRALRELTKEHDVLLVFDEIATGFGRTGRLFAAEHAGVTPDVMCVGKALTGGYLSMAATLCTPDVAGGIARGEMPVLAHGPTFMGNPLASAVANASLGLLAEGRWQGDVARIEAALRRELEPARELPHVVDVRVLGAIGVLQLDHDVDMGVATDVVTAEGAWLRPFRDLIYAMPPYVSTDEDLAVVTSAMRAAAAKA; encoded by the coding sequence GTGGACTCTCGTGCTGCCGAACTGCTTGCCCTCGATGCCGCGCACGTCTGGCATCCGTACGCGCCGATGCCGGGCCGGGTGCCGTCGCTGCTCGTCGAAGAGGCGAGCGGGGTGCGGCTGCGGCTCGCCGACGGGCGGGAACTGGTCGACGGCATGTCGTCGTGGTGGGCGGCCGTGCACGGCTACCGGAACCCGGCGCTGGACGCGGCGCTCGCCGCGCAGGCCGGGCGGATGAGCCACGTGATGTTCGGCGGGCTCACCCACGAACCGGCGATCAGGCTGTGCGAGACCCTGGTCGAGATGACCCCGGACGGGCTGGAGCACGTGTTCCTGTCCGATTCGGGCTCGGTCTCGGTCGAGGTCGCGGTGAAAATGTGCCTGCAGTACCAGCGTTCTCGCGGCCTGACCGGCAAACGCCGCCTGCTCACCTGGCGCGGCGGCTACCACGGCGACACCTTCACGCCGATGAGCGTGTGCGACCCGGACGGCGGGATGCACTCGCTGTGGCGCGGAATCCTGCCGGAGCAGGTGTTCGTGCCCGCCCCGCCGTCCGGCTTCGACCGGCCGGTCGACGAGTCCTATGTGGACGAACTGGGGAAGGCCCTTGCCCGGCACGCGGACGAGCTGGCGGCGGTGATCGTCGAGCCGGTGGTGCAGGGGGCGGGCGGGATGCGCTTTCACCATCCGGGGTACCTGCGCGCGTTGCGCGAGCTGACCAAGGAGCACGACGTACTGCTGGTGTTCGACGAGATCGCGACCGGATTCGGCCGTACCGGGAGGCTTTTCGCCGCCGAGCACGCCGGTGTGACGCCGGACGTGATGTGCGTCGGCAAGGCGCTCACCGGCGGCTACCTGTCGATGGCGGCGACGTTGTGCACGCCGGACGTCGCGGGTGGTATCGCGCGCGGCGAGATGCCGGTGCTCGCGCACGGGCCGACGTTCATGGGCAACCCGCTCGCTTCGGCCGTCGCGAACGCGTCGCTGGGATTGCTGGCGGAGGGCCGCTGGCAGGGCGACGTGGCCCGGATCGAGGCGGCGCTGCGGCGCGAACTCGAGCCGGCGAGGGAACTGCCGCACGTGGTCGACGTGCGAGTGCTCGGGGCGATCGGGGTGCTCCAGCTGGATCACGACGTGGACATGGGCGTGGCGACCGACGTGGTGACGGCCGAGGGCGCCTGGCTGCGGCCGTTCCGGGACTTGATTTACGCGATGCCGCCGTATGTGAGTACGGACGAGGACTTGGCGGTGGTCACGTCGGCGATGCGGGCGGCTGCCGCGAAGGCGTGA
- a CDS encoding LON peptidase substrate-binding domain-containing protein, which translates to MTEPEQCPSGTATLPLFPLQTVLLPGVHLPLHIFEPRYRQLTADLVTGAVPEREFGVVALRAPLVREVNGLDHLYGVGCSTVLREAKRLPDGRFDVVTLAARRFRLRELDTGAAPYLMGTVEWLPDDPVPSAAEPTARRLAEVARAAHQRYCEAAWHEDDWRAPHDDASLEDLAYQLAADCLLPLEDRQLLLEETNPLRRLRIVCRFLTREAGFLETLGAVPLPPSEVAGFTKPGDLN; encoded by the coding sequence GTGACCGAGCCCGAGCAGTGCCCCAGCGGAACGGCGACCCTGCCGTTATTCCCGCTGCAGACTGTGCTGCTTCCGGGCGTGCACCTGCCGCTGCACATTTTCGAGCCGCGCTACCGGCAGCTGACCGCCGATCTGGTCACCGGAGCGGTGCCGGAACGGGAGTTCGGTGTGGTGGCGCTGCGCGCACCATTGGTGCGCGAGGTCAATGGTTTGGACCACCTGTACGGCGTGGGGTGCAGCACGGTGCTGCGCGAGGCCAAACGGCTGCCCGACGGCCGGTTCGACGTGGTGACCCTCGCGGCCCGGCGGTTCCGGCTGCGCGAGCTGGACACGGGCGCGGCACCGTATTTGATGGGCACCGTGGAGTGGCTTCCGGACGACCCGGTGCCCTCGGCCGCGGAGCCGACCGCGCGACGACTGGCGGAGGTGGCCCGAGCGGCGCATCAGCGGTACTGCGAAGCCGCCTGGCATGAAGATGACTGGCGCGCGCCGCATGACGATGCCTCGCTCGAGGACCTGGCATATCAGCTGGCGGCGGATTGCCTGTTGCCGCTGGAGGACCGGCAGCTGCTGCTGGAGGAGACCAATCCGTTGCGGAGGCTGCGGATCGTGTGCCGGTTCCTGACGAGGGAGGCCGGGTTCCTGGAGACGCTGGGCGCGGTGCCGTTGCCGCCTAGCGAGGTGGCTGGGTTCACCAAGCCGGGGGACCTGAACTGA